In Rhodamnia argentea isolate NSW1041297 chromosome 11, ASM2092103v1, whole genome shotgun sequence, one genomic interval encodes:
- the LOC115729712 gene encoding cystathionine gamma-synthase 1, chloroplastic — MAVSGCLHLQITSASSSAFECRSARDFRSSPRPEKASYGRFGCRPDAAKRAMLSSGGLSSLIFRFPPNFVRQLSTKARRNCSNIGVAQVVAASWSNNNISASAATGGGAPSPAAAIAGAAAAPVVPALDFVAGGEALAVDGLENADVLSEDLRTHEASSFLSSDGSLTVHAGERLGRGIVTDAITTPVVNTSAYFFKKTAELIDFKEKRRASFEYGRYGNPTTVVAEEKISALEGAESTLIMASGMCASTVMLMALVPAGGHLVTTTDCYRKTRIFIETILPRMGISATVIDPADIEGLKSALEKNKVSLFFTESPTNPLFRCVDVKLVSDLCHSKGALVCIDGTFATPLNQKVLALGADLVLHSATKFIGGHNDVLAGCISGSLKLMTEIRNLHHVLGGTLNPNAAYLIIRGMKTLHLRVKQQNSTAQRMAEILEAHPKVKRVYYPGLPSHPEHHIAKKQMTGFGGVVSFEIDGDLVTTIKFVDALKIPYIAPSFGGCESIVDQPAIMSYWDLSQAERAKYGISDNLVRFSFGVEDFEDLKADVLQALEAI, encoded by the exons ATGGCCGTCTCAGGTTGTTTGCACCTCCAGATCACATCCGCCTCTTCCTCCGCCTTCGAGTGCCGCTCCGCTCGGGACTTCCGGAGCTCGCCTAGGCCGGAAAAAGCCAGCTACGGCCGGTTCGGCTGCCGACCCGACGCGGCGAAGCGGGCGATGCTGTCATCTGGCGGCCTCTCGTCTCTGATCTTCCGCTTCCCTCCAAACTTCGTGCGCCAGCTGAGCACCAAGGCTCGGAGGAACTGCAGCAACATCGGCGTCGCTCAGGTGGTGGCCGCGTCGTGGTCGAACAACAAcatctccgcctccgccgctACGGGCGGAGGCGCTCCATCCCCCGCGGCGGCTATAGCCGGCGCTGCAGCCGCGCCGGTTGTTCCGGCGCTGGACTTTGTGGCCGGCGGGGAGGCGCTGGCGGTGGACGGCCTCGAGAACGCGGACGTGCTGTCCGAGGATTTGAGAACGCATGAGGCGTCTTCGTTTTTGAGCTCCGATGGGAGTCTCACGGTTCATGCAG GTGAGAGACTAGGACGCGGCATTGTCACTGATGCAATTACCACACCTGTGGTCAATACTTCTGCTTATTTCTTTAAGAAAACTGCTGAGCTAATTGATTTCAAG GAAAAACGCCGCGCAAGTTTTGAGTATGGTCGATATGGGAATCCAACCACAGTTGTGGCAGAAGAGAAAATCAG TGCTCTTGAGGGGGCTGAATCAACGCTGATTATGGCCTCTGGGATGTGTGCCAGCACAGTTATGTTAATGGCATTGGTTCCAGCTGGAGGACACCTTGTGACAACCACAGATTGCTACCGGAAGACCAGGATATTCATCGAGACTATTCTTCCCAGAATGGGAATCTCG GCTACAGTTATTGACCCAGCAGATATAGAAGGCCTTAAGTCTGCACTTGAGAAGAATAAA gtttctcttttcttcacaGAGTCACCCACCAATCCTTTATTCAGATGTGTAGACGTCAAGTTGGTCTCTGACCTTTGCCACAGTAAGGGAGCATTGGTCTGCATTGATGGCACTTTTGCAACACCTTTGAACCAGAAAGTTCTGGCCCTTGGAGCAGATTTGGTTTTGCACTCAGCTACCAAATTCATTGGAGGGCACAATGAT GTCCTTGCCGGTTGCATTAGTGGCTCGCTGAAATTGATGACGGAAATTCGTAATTTGCATCATGTTCTTGGCGGCACTCTCAACCCT AATGCTGCTTACCTGATTATCCGCGGTATGAAGACACTACATCTTCGTGTAAAGCAACAAAACTCAACAGCGCAGAGGATGGCCGAGATTTTAGAGGCACATCCTAAG GTGAAGCGTGTCTACTATCCAGGCTTGCCCAGTCATCCTGAACATCACATAGCCAAGAAACAAATGACAGGCTTTGGTGGTGTTGTTAGCTTTGAG ATTGATGGAGACTTGGTGACCACCATCAAGTTTGTGGATGCTCTAAAAATCCCTTACATAGCCCCATCATTTGGTGGCTGTGAGAGCATTGTGGACCAACCTGCCATTATGTCTTACTG GGACCTGAGCCAAGCGGAGAGGGCCAAGTATGGGATTAGCGATAACTTGGTGAGGTTCAGTTTCGGGGTCGAAGACTTTGAAGATTTGAAGGCTGACGTTCTTCAGGCACTGGAGGCCATATAA
- the LOC115729718 gene encoding NAC domain-containing protein 92-like translates to MGDTVIFEENEELELPPGFRFHPTDEELITHYLTPKVLDGSFCARAMGEVDLNKCEPWDLPGRAKMGEKEWYFFCVRDRKYPTGLRTNRATEAGYWKATGKDREIYRMKKVVGMKKTLVFYRGRAPNGQKTNWVMHEFRLEDGYYQRYLSNPLKNDWVICRIFAKRPDGKKADQSVALSGGLERLSWSDKEPKPCLLPLPPLVESSPFTTSFSDRAEDHNAQKDLMSSMHSQKTHLFPSSSLSELEPSLDSAPQFSWSDTVFMHEQSIMGMLLLDNSESNARAEHADFSQVKRPSREAVQTSFHRDVDCLWGN, encoded by the exons ATGGGTGACACGGTGATTttcgaagaaaatgaagagttGGAATTGCCTCCGGGCTTTCGATTCCACCCGACCGACGAAGAGCTGATCACTCACTACCTCACCCCGAAAGTTCTGGACGGCAGCTTCTGCGCAAGAGCCATGGGGGAGGTTGATTTGAACAAGTGCGAACCGTGGGACTTGCCTG GGAGAGCGAAAATGGGCGAAAAGGAATGGTACTTCTTCTGCGTGAGAGACAGGAAGTACCCGACCGGTTTGAGGACGAACAGAGCGACCGAAGCTGGTTATTGGAAAGCCACCGGGAAAGACAGGGAGATTTATAGGATGAAGAAGGTGGTTGGGATGAAGAAAACTCTGGTTTTCTACAGGGGAAGAGCTCCCAATGGCCAGAAGACCAACTGGGTCATGCATGAATTCAGACTAGAAGATGGCTATTATCAACGGTATCTTTCAAACCCACTAAAG AACGACTGGGTCATATGCAGAATCTTTGCAAAAAGACCGGATGGGAAGAAAGCTGATCAGTCTGTGGCTCTGTCCGGCGGTCTAGAGAGGCTGAGCTGGTCTGACAAAGAGCCGAAACCATGTCTCTTGCCTCTGCCTCCGCTGGTGGAGTCATCTCCATTCACCACATCCTTCTCTGATCGAGCCGAGGATCACAACGCTCAGAAGGACCTCATGTCGAGCATGCACAGCCAGAAGACTCACCTCTTTCCTTCCTCATCTTTGTCGGAGCTAGAACCGTCTCTCGACTCCGCGCCTCAATTCAGCTGGTCCGACACGGTCTTCATGCACGAGCAATCGATTATGGGGATGCTGCTGCTCGACAACTCCGAGTCGAACGCGAGAGCAGAGCACGCAGACTTCTCGCAAGTTAAACGCCCGAGCAGAGAGGCGGTTCAGACATCTTTCCACCGCGATGTGGATTGCCTTTGGGGAAACTGA